DNA from Helicobacter pylori:
TTTTTTGGGTTTTTAAGCCTAGATACTCTCTCGCTCATCTCTCAAAGCATTGTCTTAATTTCAGCTTTTTTTCTCATTTTCTTAGCCCTTTCAAAAGAACGCTTCAACGAATTTCAGACCGCTGAATTTTATTCCCTATACTTGTTTATTGTCGCCGGCTTTCAGTTCATGGTTTCAAGCAACCATTTGTTGCTAATCCTTATTGGGTTAGAAACGGCGTCCTTGCCCCTTTGTGTGTTAATGGCGTTGAGCGATAAACGCTACGGCTTAGAAGCAGGGATCAAGTATTTCACCATGGGGGCGATGGCGAGCGCGTTTTTTGCTATGGGCGCGATGGCTTTTTACTTGCTTACAGGGAGCTTGAATCTTGAAGTCATTACCCTATACTTACACACTGAGGGCATCACAAACCCCATGCTCTTTGCGATGGGCGCTATTTTTTTGATTGGAGCGATTGGCTTTAAGGTTTCTTTAGTGCCTTTCCATACCTGGATGCCTGATGTGTATGAGGGCAATAACCCAGTCTTTGCGAGCTATATTTCCATTGTGCCTAAAATCGCTGGCTTTGTGGTAGCGACTCGCCTTTTTGGGGCGTTTATAGACACTCATACCGCTTGGGTAGAAGACATTTTTTATGTTTTGATTCTTATGACCATCACCATTCCTAATTTCATTGCTTTATGGCAAGAAGATGTCAAAAGGATGCTCGCTTATAGTTCTATTTCGCATTCTGGGTTCGCTTTAGCGTGCGTGTTTATCCACACTGAAGATAGCCAACAAGCGATGTTTGTTTATTGGTTCATGTTCGCATTCACTTACATTGGGGCTTTTGGCCTTTTATGGCTCTTAAAAAGCCGGGAAAAAACATGGGATGAACGCTACGATCACCCCTATTCTAAATTCAACGGCCTTATCAAAACCCACCCCTTAGTGGCGATCTTGGGCGCTATTTTTGTTTTTGGGCTTGCAGGGATCCCGCCTTTTAGCGTGTTTTGGGGGAAATTTTTAGCCGTTGAAAGCGCGTTAGAGAGCAATCACATTCTTTTAGCGGTGGTGATGTTAGTTAATAGCGCAGTGGCTGCGTTTTATTATTTCCGTTGGCTCGTGGCGATGTTTTTCAATAAGCCCTTACAAACCCAAAGCTACGCTCAAAACGATATTTACACCCAAAACGCTACCATGCCCATTTATGCGGTCGTTATTGCCATGGCGTTAGCGTGCTTGTTCTCTGTGTTTATGATGCGAGGGCTTTTAGAGTTTGTGGCCTAAGTCAAAAATCTTTCTTTTAATGGGCTTACTCTCCCATTCACTCAACGCTTTAAGCCTCACGCTCACGCAAGGCAAAGAAGGGGGGGAAGATTTTTCGGTTTTAACCTTACGAAACGATAAGGCGTTTTCTTGCTCTTACATTAATGAAAAACCGCCGAGCGGGATTGAAGCGTCTTTATCTATTATACACGCTAAACGCCCCATAGAATGCGTGATAGATTCTATTCCTAAAGAGGGCTTTACCCCTTTAGAAAACGCTTTTTTCAATATCACCTATTCTATGCGCCAGCAACAATTCATTTTACACATCAAACCCAAAGTGATGCGAAGACTCACCCTTTTTTCTTTTGATAGGGATTATAAAAAAGCGATTCCCCTTTTTGTGGAAAACGACGCTAAAGCCAAGATGTGGCAAATCATAGGCTATGATCAAAAAATCCCTTTTTTGAGCGAAAAAGACAACGCTCAAAAAGGCTTGAATTTCCCCATTACCATTAAAGACGCTCAAACCCCTATCATTCAAGAGCTGGATGTGAATAACAAACCCCTACTCACCACAAAGGGCTATGATTTAAACGCCTATTTAGAGGCTAAAAAACAAATGGATTCGCAAGCCTATTTTGACGCCTTACGCACGATCAGCCGTGCGTTTAAAAATTACCCTCAAACGATTTTTAAAAAAGACTTGTATTTATTGGAAATTATCGCATTAGGTAAATTAGGCATTAAAAAATCCTTACTCATAGATATTGGCACCCAATGGATTAAAAATTACCCGACTGACCCCAATATCCCTGAAGCGTTATACTATGTCGCCAAAGCTTTAGATGAAAACAACAATTACAAACAGGCCATGCGCTATTACAAACGCATTCTTTTAGAATACAAAAACTCCCGCTACGCTCCCTTAGCCCAGATGCGTTTAGCCATTGAAGCGGCTGAAGCTTCTGATTTGAGCAGCGCTAGCATGCTTTTTAAAGAAGCTTTTTCCAACGCCAAAGACAAAGAGAGCGCGAGTGAAATCGCGCTTAATTGGGCTGAAGCAGAGATAAACTATCAAAACTTTAATAACGCTAAATACCTCATTGATAAGGTGGTTCAATCCAACCCTGATTATCTTTCTATGCATAGCGAATCAGCCCTAGACTTGCTCAAGTTATTGAAAAAAAACCAGATGAATGAAAGCGCGATTGAAATCGCTCAATTGCTCCTCAATCAAGATGATGATGTGAAAGCTAAAGAGCAAGCACTCTATGATTTAGGGGCGTTGTATGCAAGGATCAAGGACTTTAAAAACGCCCACCTTTATAATTTGCGATATTTGCAAGACCATGCGGAATTGGAGCGGGCTTCTGTCGTTAGAGCGCGCGATGAAAAAGCCCTTTTTTCAATGGAAGGGAACACGCAAGAAAAAATCGCCCACTACGATAAAATCATTCAAAATTTCCCTAATTCTAATGAAGCCCAAAAGGCTTTAGAGTTGAAAGCCCAACTCTTGTTTGACAATAAGCGCTATGCTGAAGTGTTAGGCATGCAAAAAAATTTGCCTAAAGATTCTCCTTTAATCCAAAAAACGCTCAATGTCCTTGCTAAAACCCCATTAGAGGATCATCGTTGCGAAGAAGCTTTAAAATACTTATCCCAAATCACCGCCTTTGAATTTACCCCCAAAGAAGAAATCCAAGCCTTTGATTGCTTGTATTTCGCATCGCTTAAAGAAAAAGCGCAAATTATTGCCCTAAACGCTTTAAAAGCGGCTAAAACCCCTAGCGAGAAATTAACATGGCTTTATCGTTTGGGGCGCAATTACTACCGCTTAGGGGATTTTAAAAATTCCACTCTGGCTTCTAAAGACGCCTTAATCCTCGCTCAAAACTTAAATAAAAAAGAGTTTTATGATATTGCTTTTGTGTTATTTTCAGATTACATGCAAAGTAATGAAAAAGAATTGGCCCTCAATTTGCATGCGTTTTTAGAAAAGCATTTCAAAGACGATAAACGCATGGCGTTAGTTTATTTTAAATTGCTAGAGAATGAAAAAGACCCTAAAAGCGTCAAAATTTATGCCACAAGCTTGCTCAAACTCCAAGACACTTACAAGGACTATTCTTACACGCCCTTTAGTGAATTTGCCCTTATTGACGCTTACAGAACCACCAAAGACTATTCAAAAGCGTTAGAAACGCTAGACAAACTCTTAAACCGCAGGCTTTCTTTAGAAGATCACCAAAAAGCCTTATACTTGCAATCCAGCTTATTGGATTTAACCAATCAAAAAGCAAAATCCAAAGCCAGTTTAGAAAAATGCGTTCAGTTAAAACAAAAAGATCGAACAAACGCATGGCAGAATTTATGCGAACAGGGTTTAAATTTATTCAAAAACAAGGAGTCATGAATGGACATTAGCATTTTTAGAGAATACGATATTAGAGGCATTTACCCCACCACTTTAGATGAAAATACGGCTTTTAGTATCGGCGTGGAGTTGGGGAAAATCATGCGAGAATACGATAAAAGCGTGTTTGTAGGGCATGACGCAAGGGTGCATGGGCGCTTTTTATTTGAAGCTTTGAGCGCGGGGTTGCAATCAAGCGGCTTAAAAGTGTATGATTTAGGGCTAATCCCCACACCGGTAGCGTATTTTGTGGCCTTTAATGAAATCAATGGCATTCAATGCCCTAATTCCATCATGATCACTGGCTCTCACAACCCCAAAGAATACAACGGCTTTAAAATCACGCTCAACCAAAACCCGTTTTATGGCAAGGACATTCAGGCTTTAAAAGACACGCTTTTAAACGCAAAGCATGAAATAAAACCCCTAAAAGAAACACCAGAGAAAGTCAATGCCCTAGAAGCGTATCAGCGCTATTTGATCAAGGATTTTCAGCATTTAAAAAATCTTAAATACAAAATCGCCTTAGATTTTGGTAATGGCGTGGGAGCGTTAGGGTTAGAGCCGATTTTAAAGGCTTTAAACATTGATTTTAGCAGCCTTTATAGCGACCCTGATGGGAATTTCCCTAACCACCACCCAGATCCTAGCGAAGCGAAAAACTTAAAAGATTTAGAAAAACACATGCGAGAAAACGCTATTTTAATAGGCTTTGCTTTTGATGGCGATGCGGATAGGATTGCGATGCTAAGCTCTCATCATATTTATGCGGGCGATGAATTAGCGATTTTATTCGCTAAACGCTTGCATGCTCAAGGCATCACCCCCTTTGTGATAGGCGAAGTCAAATGTTCTCAAGTGATGTATAACGCAATCAATACTTTTGGTAAGACGCTCATGTATAAAACCGGGCATAGCAATTTAAAAATCAAGCTCAAAGAAATCAACGCGCATTTTGCGGCTGAAATGAGCGGGCATATCTTTTTTAAAGAACGCTATTTTGGCTATGATGACGCTCTTTATGCATGCTTAAGGGCTTTAGAATTATTGCTTGAACAAACCCCAAGCGATTTGGAAAACACCATTAAAAACCTCCCCTATTCCTACACCACGCCTGAAGAAAAAATCGCCGTGAGCGAAGAAGAAAAATTTGAAATCATTCATAACTTACAAGAAGCGCTTAAAAACCCGCCAAGCCATTTCCCTACAATCAAAGAAATCATCAGCATTGATGGCGTGAGAGTGGTTTTTGAACATGGCTTTGGGCTTATTCGCGCAAGCAACACCACCCCCTATTTAGTCAGCCGCTTTGAAGGCAAGGATGAAACAACGGCGTTGGAATATAAAAGGGCGTTGCTTGGGTTATTAGAAAAACTTTAAAATAGAGCTTGGGATAATCTCATTTCATATCCCTTGCTCTTAAAAATATTGGATCAATTAAATAAGTTGCTTTAAAACCACACATAAAATCATAAGATCTCAAATTTTTTTTGCACTATTTAAGCTAAGTTGAAGTTGAAGTTGAAGTTGACTATACTACCGCATGTTATCTAGGTTAGATTAGCAAAACCAAAAAAAAAAAAAAAGGAAGTTAGCATGGGTGATAAAAAAAGTAACACCATTAAATGCAATGGCATTGAAGTTCTTAGAAAACTTCTTGAACTCTTGGGTTTTTCAAGCACAACGAAACCAAATGGGCAAGTCGTCATAGTCGTGATGGAGAGATTGTCAATACCTACGAAACAAAAACAATTATGTTTCAGTGTAAAACAGAAACAGAAAGCGCGATTCGAACATTAGTGGATGGCATTAACCAACTTACTAAAAATAGCGAAAGAGAATAGATACTAAACCATAACATACGGAGAAATTTCAAATGACACAAGAAGATTTTAAACAAGCAGTTGAGAACATTGAAAATAAACATCAAGTTAAATTGATTCTTGAAGCAAGCGGTTGCAAAAGTTTTTATCCAACATGCGATAATGACACATGTAAAATAGATGCACCAGAATGCGAGAAAGGTTAGTAAGGTTTTGCAAACCACGAATGCTGAGTTTCTTGGTTTTTTAAAAAAATTAAACTACCAAGTTCATAATTATAGAACTTCTAGTCCCTTTAGACTAGAAGAAGTGATTAAAGACCGC
Protein-coding regions in this window:
- the nuoN gene encoding NADH-quinone oxidoreductase subunit NuoN — its product is MLIDSLHISFDSFNFESILPMLVLVCGGIFTLLINAFTSRFSRNLNVFLCMLFLVLDFLVVLGLEEQENAFFGFLSLDTLSLISQSIVLISAFFLIFLALSKERFNEFQTAEFYSLYLFIVAGFQFMVSSNHLLLILIGLETASLPLCVLMALSDKRYGLEAGIKYFTMGAMASAFFAMGAMAFYLLTGSLNLEVITLYLHTEGITNPMLFAMGAIFLIGAIGFKVSLVPFHTWMPDVYEGNNPVFASYISIVPKIAGFVVATRLFGAFIDTHTAWVEDIFYVLILMTITIPNFIALWQEDVKRMLAYSSISHSGFALACVFIHTEDSQQAMFVYWFMFAFTYIGAFGLLWLLKSREKTWDERYDHPYSKFNGLIKTHPLVAILGAIFVFGLAGIPPFSVFWGKFLAVESALESNHILLAVVMLVNSAVAAFYYFRWLVAMFFNKPLQTQSYAQNDIYTQNATMPIYAVVIAMALACLFSVFMMRGLLEFVA
- a CDS encoding tetratricopeptide repeat protein translates to MWPKSKIFLLMGLLSHSLNALSLTLTQGKEGGEDFSVLTLRNDKAFSCSYINEKPPSGIEASLSIIHAKRPIECVIDSIPKEGFTPLENAFFNITYSMRQQQFILHIKPKVMRRLTLFSFDRDYKKAIPLFVENDAKAKMWQIIGYDQKIPFLSEKDNAQKGLNFPITIKDAQTPIIQELDVNNKPLLTTKGYDLNAYLEAKKQMDSQAYFDALRTISRAFKNYPQTIFKKDLYLLEIIALGKLGIKKSLLIDIGTQWIKNYPTDPNIPEALYYVAKALDENNNYKQAMRYYKRILLEYKNSRYAPLAQMRLAIEAAEASDLSSASMLFKEAFSNAKDKESASEIALNWAEAEINYQNFNNAKYLIDKVVQSNPDYLSMHSESALDLLKLLKKNQMNESAIEIAQLLLNQDDDVKAKEQALYDLGALYARIKDFKNAHLYNLRYLQDHAELERASVVRARDEKALFSMEGNTQEKIAHYDKIIQNFPNSNEAQKALELKAQLLFDNKRYAEVLGMQKNLPKDSPLIQKTLNVLAKTPLEDHRCEEALKYLSQITAFEFTPKEEIQAFDCLYFASLKEKAQIIALNALKAAKTPSEKLTWLYRLGRNYYRLGDFKNSTLASKDALILAQNLNKKEFYDIAFVLFSDYMQSNEKELALNLHAFLEKHFKDDKRMALVYFKLLENEKDPKSVKIYATSLLKLQDTYKDYSYTPFSEFALIDAYRTTKDYSKALETLDKLLNRRLSLEDHQKALYLQSSLLDLTNQKAKSKASLEKCVQLKQKDRTNAWQNLCEQGLNLFKNKES
- a CDS encoding phosphomannomutase/phosphoglucomutase; translation: MDISIFREYDIRGIYPTTLDENTAFSIGVELGKIMREYDKSVFVGHDARVHGRFLFEALSAGLQSSGLKVYDLGLIPTPVAYFVAFNEINGIQCPNSIMITGSHNPKEYNGFKITLNQNPFYGKDIQALKDTLLNAKHEIKPLKETPEKVNALEAYQRYLIKDFQHLKNLKYKIALDFGNGVGALGLEPILKALNIDFSSLYSDPDGNFPNHHPDPSEAKNLKDLEKHMRENAILIGFAFDGDADRIAMLSSHHIYAGDELAILFAKRLHAQGITPFVIGEVKCSQVMYNAINTFGKTLMYKTGHSNLKIKLKEINAHFAAEMSGHIFFKERYFGYDDALYACLRALELLLEQTPSDLENTIKNLPYSYTTPEEKIAVSEEEKFEIIHNLQEALKNPPSHFPTIKEIISIDGVRVVFEHGFGLIRASNTTPYLVSRFEGKDETTALEYKRALLGLLEKL